One region of Armigeres subalbatus isolate Guangzhou_Male chromosome 3, GZ_Asu_2, whole genome shotgun sequence genomic DNA includes:
- the LOC134226434 gene encoding NADH dehydrogenase [ubiquinone] 1 alpha subcomplex assembly factor 3 produces MQSLLRLRTAFRSTISKSICTSHATLSAYEGDGRTSVSILNKEADAGLLINSFSQVGFRLSNDMKVIGPMAIFPRSVLSWNVEDHDDISEESLSLFTALEPKIDILIVGIGDQQTTPAFTKKIIEFMKKYRINVEVLSTEQACATFNFLNAEGRVVAAALIPPVTLRINEDDLMRTHISTSRPFQLDEK; encoded by the exons ATGCAGTCGTTATTGAGGCTTCGAACGGCCTTCAGGTCAACAATATCCAAAAGTATTTG CACCAGCCATGCGACTCTATCGGCCTACGAAGGGGATGGTAGAACGTCGGTGTCTATCCTGAACAAAGAAGCGGACGCTGGATTGCTAATAAACTCCTTTAGCCAGGTCGGATTTCGCTTGAGCAACGACATGAAAGTCATCGGGCCAATGGCCATTTTTCCCCGGTCGGTTCTCTCGTGGAACGTTGAAGACCACGACGACATCAGCGAGGAAAGTTTAAGCTTGTTCACCGCGCTGGAACCGAAGATTGACATCCTCATAGTGGGAATTGGTGACCAGCAGACGACACCTGCGTTCACGAAGAAGATTAtcgaatttatgaagaagtatAGGATAAACGTGGAGGTACTTAGTACGGAGCAAGCGTGCGCCACCTTCAATTTTCTGAATGCAGAAGGCCGAGTTGTGGCGGCGGCGCTGATTCCTCCGGTGACGTTGCGGATCAATGAAGATGATTTGATGCGAACGCATATTTCCACCAGTAGGCCTTTCCAGTTGGATGAAAAATAG
- the LOC134226435 gene encoding uncharacterized protein LOC134226435, producing the protein MSFKTTTSSKRSMTKIKLKQGLQSSCCAPGCTTDKGANISYSLHPFPSEITEPERHGIWKQLLLIDQKVTRSNVVCARHFPTQSFEQNPDGTSTIFLQPNAYPYATSKLKIRMEQQRVEREKMSSATTKSRGGLSAVTIQNATGDEKATDLAMNHDLDEEFQIVEIL; encoded by the exons ATGTCATTCAAAACCACAACCTCCAGTAAAAGATCAATgaccaaaatcaaactaaaacaaGGTTTGCAGTCCTCATGCTGCGCACCGGGGTGTACTACGGATAAAGGAGCCAATATTTCCTACTCTTTACATCCTTTCCCGAGCGAGATCACCGAGCCTGAACGGCATggaatttggaagcaactgctgctgaTCGACCAGAAAGTCACCCGATCGAACGTCGTATGTGCAAGGCATTTTCCAACGCAAAGTTTCGAGCAGAATC CCGACGGAACCAGTACGATTTTCCTGCAACCGAATGCCTATCCTTACGCAACAAGTAAACTGAAAATACGAATGGAACAACAACGTGTGGAACGGGAGAAAATGTCTTCCGCGACTACCAAATCTCGCGGTGGATTATCAGCAGTAACAATTCAGAATGCTACTGGAGACGAAAAGGCCACAGATTTAGCTATGAACCATGATTTAGACGAAGAATTTCAAATAGTAGAAATACTTTAA